Proteins from one Staphylococcus saprophyticus subsp. saprophyticus ATCC 15305 = NCTC 7292 genomic window:
- a CDS encoding AzlC family ABC transporter permease, whose protein sequence is MENEAHVTFKQGVKACIPTLLGYAGVGLSFGIVAVASGFSLLEIILLCLLVYAGAAQFIICALVIAGTPISAIVLTAFIVNSRMFLLSMTLAPSYKDYSLLNRIGLATLVTDETFGVAVTPHLKGEKINDRWLHGLNITAYVFWTIACIIGALFGKYIHDPDVLGLDFAITAMFIFLAVSQFESIRRSKVKIYLVLIICVIVMMLGLSLFMPSYLAIILASTITAALGVVMER, encoded by the coding sequence ATGGAAAATGAAGCGCATGTAACATTTAAACAAGGTGTCAAAGCGTGTATTCCTACCTTGTTAGGATACGCAGGTGTGGGTTTATCATTTGGAATTGTTGCAGTTGCTTCAGGATTTAGCTTGTTGGAAATTATTTTACTGTGTTTGCTTGTATACGCAGGCGCAGCACAATTTATAATTTGCGCGCTTGTTATTGCAGGTACACCTATATCCGCAATTGTATTAACTGCGTTCATCGTCAATTCTAGGATGTTCTTATTAAGTATGACACTTGCACCAAGCTATAAAGATTATAGTTTACTAAATAGAATTGGGTTGGCAACATTGGTAACAGATGAAACATTTGGGGTTGCAGTGACACCACATCTAAAAGGCGAAAAAATTAATGATCGATGGCTACACGGTTTGAATATAACGGCTTATGTTTTTTGGACGATTGCATGTATTATTGGTGCTTTATTTGGTAAATACATCCATGACCCAGACGTATTAGGCTTAGACTTTGCAATAACGGCTATGTTTATTTTTCTTGCCGTCTCCCAATTTGAATCAATCAGGCGCTCAAAAGTTAAGATTTACTTAGTTCTGATTATTTGTGTCATTGTGATGATGTTGGGATTAAGTTTATTTATGCCATCATATTTAGCGATTATTTTAGCTTCTACAATAACGGCAGCACTTGGGGTGGTGATGGAACGATGA